Proteins encoded by one window of Arachis ipaensis cultivar K30076 chromosome B04, Araip1.1, whole genome shotgun sequence:
- the LOC107636108 gene encoding pectinesterase inhibitor-like produces the protein MKLSTFSTIIALHFAISCLFLIQPIQSTIPKPGLLETVCRETPHHYLCVFILKSHLQPLQLRSGVDVAGFARIALEVVAANASATIDRIKEIQKQSEDKKLKSSLESCIVSYTKIVNVLLPQALKCMDKGDYSCANRNAFIAGTLAGSCEKKCKESSSAVMTDTNIYMQNICSIAVSIITKMPQSVHQTLA, from the coding sequence ATGAAACTCTCAACATTTTCAACCATCATTGCACTTCACTTTGCAATTTCATGTTTATTCTTGATCCAACCAATCCAATCCACCATCCCAAAACCAGGCTTGTTAGAAACCGTATGCCGAGAAACACCCCATCACTACCTTTGCGTTTTCATTCTAAAATCACATTTGCAACCCCTGCAACTTCGATCGGGCGTCGACGTTGCAGGATTTGCTCGCATAGCCCTAGAGGTCGTCGCGGCCAACGCATCAGCCACGATAGACCGCATTAAGGAGATTCAAAAGCAATCCGAGGACAAGAAACTCAAAAGTAGCTTGGAAAGTTGCATAGTCTCTTATACCAAGATTGTGAACGTGCTTTTGCCACAAGCTCTTAAATGCATGGACAAAGGTGACTATAGTTGTGCCAACCGCAATGCGTTTATTGCTGGAACCCTAGCTGGTTCATGTGAGAAAAAATGCAAGGAGAGCTCTAGTGCAGTCATGACCGATACCAATATTTATATGCAAAATATATGTAGCATAGCTGTGTCCATTATTACAAAAATGCCTCAATCTGTGCACCAAACTTTGGCATAG